In Pseudobythopirellula maris, a single window of DNA contains:
- a CDS encoding GspH/FimT family pseudopilin: MYSRDQRTARPPRCAAYTLLELIAVMLIVSILTAVVAPRYYEAIDHRDADTAARRMAADMRLARSEAIRKSQPVVVRFADDSASYELEGVSHLDRAGQSNITTLGSNAERARIGSADFGGGRVVTFDPFGRPSVTGTVTINSGDTTRSVQLRADGRVDVN; the protein is encoded by the coding sequence ATGTACTCCCGCGACCAAAGAACCGCTCGCCCGCCGCGCTGCGCCGCGTACACGCTCCTCGAGCTGATTGCGGTGATGCTGATCGTTTCGATCCTCACGGCCGTCGTCGCCCCGCGGTATTACGAAGCGATCGACCACCGCGACGCCGACACGGCCGCCCGCCGCATGGCGGCCGACATGCGGCTCGCCCGCAGCGAGGCGATCCGCAAGAGCCAACCGGTTGTCGTCCGCTTTGCCGACGACAGCGCCTCGTACGAATTGGAGGGCGTTTCGCACCTCGATCGTGCTGGGCAATCGAACATCACCACCCTCGGCTCGAACGCGGAACGCGCCAGGATCGGCAGCGCCGATTTCGGCGGCGGCCGCGTGGTCACGTTCGACCCCTTCGGGCGTCCCAGCGTGACGGGCACGGTCACGATCAACTCGGGCGACACGACAAGGAGCGTGCAGCTGCGCGCGGATGGGAGGGTCGATGTCAACTAA
- a CDS encoding prepilin-type N-terminal cleavage/methylation domain-containing protein, which yields MNKTKKNGFTLVELVVVILVLGILAGVAAPKFLSTSSEAVDNGLQHTLTIVRDAIEIYIAKNDGAKPPSDSGANFVAAIEPYIRGSFPVCPVGPAKNATVEIVTAAGGDAVPTAGWAYNSTDQTFFCNYSAELASKSGIDYDEL from the coding sequence ATGAATAAGACAAAAAAAAATGGATTCACGCTTGTTGAACTGGTCGTCGTGATCTTGGTGCTCGGCATCTTGGCCGGCGTCGCCGCGCCGAAGTTCCTCAGCACCTCGAGCGAGGCCGTCGACAACGGCCTGCAACACACGCTGACGATTGTCCGCGACGCGATCGAGATCTACATCGCCAAGAACGACGGCGCCAAGCCGCCGAGCGACAGCGGCGCCAACTTCGTCGCCGCGATCGAACCGTACATCCGTGGCTCGTTCCCGGTCTGCCCCGTCGGTCCCGCGAAGAACGCCACGGTCGAGATCGTGACCGCTGCGGGCGGCGACGCCGTGCCGACCGCGGGCTGGGCCTACAACTCCACCGACCAGACTTTCTTCTGCAACTACAGCGCCGAACTCGCCAGCAAATCGGGCATCGACTACGACGAACTTTGA
- a CDS encoding PulJ/GspJ family protein, translated as MSTNRTQRRQRRAGHAATRRGYTLAELLVASSLGSTLVVGLTSSLYLASQALDFDDGGAANRLEANAIVQRIARDARTAVSITELSATEITLIVPDRDGDGSTETVRYAWGGEPGDPLTEEYNGGEAMTLVAGVQSFDLGYAARAMAGQAGSVESGVTYESFTEGKIASNADSVDVLLPSDSAAGDLLIAAASVDGDVSASLAISGAGWTPLVVQSNSTAVTSGVWWKTATGAEPSTYTVSWSGGQQAYAWVMRFTGQHATTPINATGTGSGSASLNYVTYSSYDITSPAVTTTADNCLILRLVAMDDDDITADAPGLTGHATITMDSGGTGSSTASGGAGYTSLPSAGSSGNSVFEINASEQYYATTIAIAPAEEE; from the coding sequence ATGTCAACTAACCGCACCCAACGCCGACAACGCAGGGCCGGCCACGCCGCCACGCGCCGCGGCTACACGCTCGCCGAGCTGCTGGTCGCCTCGTCGTTGGGGTCGACGCTCGTGGTGGGGCTCACCTCGTCGTTGTACCTGGCGAGCCAGGCGCTCGACTTCGACGACGGCGGGGCGGCCAACCGGCTCGAGGCGAACGCCATCGTCCAGCGGATCGCCCGCGACGCCCGCACGGCCGTCTCCATCACCGAGTTGTCCGCCACCGAGATCACGCTGATCGTTCCCGACCGCGACGGCGACGGCTCGACCGAGACCGTTCGCTACGCGTGGGGGGGCGAGCCCGGCGACCCGCTGACCGAGGAGTACAACGGCGGCGAGGCGATGACCCTGGTGGCCGGCGTGCAATCGTTCGACTTGGGATACGCCGCTCGCGCCATGGCGGGACAAGCCGGCTCGGTCGAGTCGGGCGTGACCTACGAGAGCTTCACGGAGGGCAAGATTGCCTCGAACGCAGATTCGGTTGACGTTCTTCTCCCGAGCGATTCGGCGGCCGGCGACTTGCTCATCGCCGCCGCTTCGGTCGATGGCGACGTGAGCGCGTCGCTGGCGATCTCCGGCGCCGGGTGGACGCCGCTCGTCGTTCAGAGCAACTCCACCGCCGTGACGTCCGGCGTGTGGTGGAAGACCGCCACCGGCGCCGAGCCCAGTACGTACACCGTGAGCTGGAGCGGCGGGCAGCAGGCCTACGCCTGGGTCATGCGATTCACCGGCCAGCACGCCACGACGCCGATCAACGCGACCGGCACGGGGTCGGGGAGCGCGAGCCTGAACTACGTGACTTACTCCTCCTACGACATCACCTCGCCGGCGGTGACCACGACCGCAGACAACTGCCTGATCCTGCGGCTGGTGGCGATGGACGACGACGACATCACGGCCGACGCGCCGGGTCTCACGGGCCACGCCACGATCACGATGGACTCGGGCGGGACCGGCAGCTCGACCGCCTCGGGCGGAGCGGGCTACACGTCGCTGCCGTCGGCGGGGAGCTCGGGCAACTCGGTATTCGAGATCAACGCCAGCGAGCAGTACTACGCCACGACGATCGCCATCGCCCCGGCGGAGGAAGAATGA
- a CDS encoding PKD domain-containing protein encodes MRRLFSTKRSPAPSRRRAAARSQRRSLEQLENRVVLSADPVFSFISTPSEAQEGASFFSVYEFSDTFEGAEDYSYSVDWGDGVVDNGTQAGGDISVNYGTSGGADTTGSFNLLHEFADDGVYNASFTITDSSGAFSTELLEITVTNDVPDIRLIGGDVAEGETFELIMVNRDSGDFDAVTEWTIDWGDGQVETIYNPVPVNQDTGLNTRAYLATHDYADGENEYLIEVLFSDEDGDYDEQTLIDAGKIFTDFTFETVVENVEPELEIAALEEEALEGSPFVLELSSEDPGDDTISEWVIDWGDGVIETVLGDPSSVSHAYADDGEYEISASATDEDDTYDVFDTVTAVILNADPVLVTVGSSASEIGGAAAGETVTLSGTYSDPGVLDTHEITVDWGDGTAPETVAVSGGVFSLDHVYAEAGFYDVNVTLVDDDGGEDSAVANNAITGIALRDGALQIIGTGGNDFAKVYQHWCYSDTVKVFAHFAGVGYEYEYFDIADVDSIEMYLGGGDDIGYVSSRLSIDAKIDGGSGDDLLIGGSGDDILLGGDGYDTMGGGHGRDLLIGGNDGDVIFGESGEDILISGTTAFDNDSAALDSIMSEWTSSRSYNDRVDNLLGLGVGAAWDARLNDEVFLIANGEDATVFDDESTDWLVGGRGKDLYFDGDDDISFARWGEVVEDIEAEGELEEC; translated from the coding sequence ATGCGCCGGTTGTTTTCCACTAAACGGTCCCCCGCCCCTTCGCGTCGCCGCGCCGCGGCTCGCTCGCAACGCCGCTCACTCGAGCAACTCGAGAACCGGGTCGTGCTGAGCGCCGACCCCGTGTTCTCGTTCATCTCCACGCCGAGCGAAGCGCAGGAGGGGGCCTCGTTCTTCTCGGTCTACGAGTTCTCCGACACCTTTGAGGGGGCCGAAGACTACAGCTACTCGGTCGACTGGGGCGACGGCGTGGTCGACAACGGCACCCAGGCCGGCGGCGACATCAGCGTGAACTACGGCACGTCCGGCGGGGCCGACACGACCGGCTCGTTCAACCTGCTCCACGAGTTCGCCGACGACGGCGTTTACAACGCCTCGTTCACCATCACCGACAGCTCGGGCGCCTTCTCGACCGAGTTGCTCGAGATCACCGTGACGAACGACGTGCCGGACATCCGCCTCATCGGCGGCGACGTCGCCGAGGGCGAGACGTTCGAGCTGATCATGGTCAACCGAGACTCGGGCGACTTCGACGCCGTGACCGAGTGGACCATCGACTGGGGCGACGGCCAGGTCGAGACCATCTACAACCCGGTTCCCGTGAACCAAGACACCGGCCTGAACACCCGGGCCTACCTCGCCACGCACGACTACGCCGACGGCGAGAACGAGTACCTGATCGAGGTCCTCTTCTCCGACGAGGACGGCGACTACGACGAGCAGACGCTGATCGACGCTGGCAAGATCTTCACCGACTTCACGTTCGAGACCGTTGTCGAGAACGTTGAGCCCGAGCTCGAGATCGCCGCCCTCGAGGAAGAGGCGCTCGAGGGCTCGCCCTTCGTGCTGGAGCTCAGCTCCGAGGACCCGGGCGACGACACGATCAGCGAGTGGGTCATCGACTGGGGCGACGGCGTCATCGAGACCGTGCTCGGCGACCCGTCGAGCGTGAGCCACGCCTACGCCGACGACGGCGAGTACGAGATCAGCGCCTCGGCCACCGACGAGGACGACACCTACGACGTCTTCGACACCGTGACGGCCGTGATCCTCAACGCCGACCCCGTGCTGGTCACGGTCGGTAGCTCGGCGAGCGAGATCGGCGGCGCCGCCGCCGGCGAGACCGTCACGCTCAGCGGCACTTACTCCGACCCGGGCGTGCTCGACACGCACGAGATCACCGTCGACTGGGGCGACGGCACAGCGCCCGAGACCGTGGCGGTCTCCGGCGGCGTGTTCTCCCTCGACCACGTCTACGCCGAGGCGGGCTTCTACGACGTGAACGTCACGCTGGTCGACGACGACGGCGGCGAGGACTCGGCTGTGGCCAACAACGCGATCACCGGCATCGCGCTCCGCGACGGCGCGCTGCAGATCATCGGCACCGGCGGCAACGACTTCGCCAAGGTCTACCAGCACTGGTGCTACAGCGACACCGTGAAGGTGTTTGCCCACTTTGCGGGCGTGGGCTACGAGTATGAGTACTTCGACATCGCCGACGTCGACAGCATCGAGATGTACCTCGGCGGCGGCGACGACATCGGCTACGTCTCGTCGCGGCTGTCGATCGACGCCAAGATCGACGGCGGCTCGGGCGACGACCTGCTGATCGGCGGTTCGGGCGACGACATCCTGCTCGGCGGGGATGGCTACGACACGATGGGCGGCGGCCACGGCCGCGACCTGTTGATCGGCGGCAACGACGGCGACGTGATCTTCGGCGAGAGCGGCGAGGACATCCTCATCTCCGGAACCACGGCGTTCGACAACGACTCGGCGGCGCTCGACTCGATCATGTCCGAGTGGACCTCGAGCCGCAGCTACAACGACCGGGTCGACAACCTGCTGGGCCTCGGAGTCGGCGCCGCCTGGGACGCCCGTCTCAACGACGAGGTGTTCCTGATCGCCAACGGCGAAGACGCCACGGTGTTCGACGACGAGTCGACCGACTGGCTCGTCGGCGGACGCGGCAAGGACCTCTACTTCGATGGCGACGACGACATCAGCTTCGCCCGCTGGGGTGAGGTGGTCGAAGACATTGAGGCCGAGGGCGAGCTGGAGGAGTGCTGA
- a CDS encoding STAS domain-containing protein, whose product MCDITHQGAVLVVTPSGPLTAEQNPGFAATVVGRLDPGLPQVVVNLHSAPIADSQGLESLLDLQEHAAGRGGEVKLAGAGQLLDEVLRITGVGDRFERFPNTKLAVGSFAR is encoded by the coding sequence ATGTGCGACATAACCCATCAGGGAGCGGTGCTGGTCGTAACGCCAAGCGGTCCGCTCACCGCCGAACAGAACCCCGGCTTCGCTGCGACGGTCGTCGGCCGGCTCGACCCGGGTCTGCCGCAGGTGGTGGTCAATCTCCACTCGGCCCCGATCGCCGACAGCCAAGGCCTCGAGTCGCTGCTCGATCTCCAGGAGCACGCCGCCGGGCGCGGCGGCGAGGTCAAACTGGCCGGGGCCGGGCAGCTCCTCGACGAGGTGCTGCGCATCACCGGCGTGGGCGACCGGTTCGAGCGGTTCCCCAACACGAAACTCGCCGTCGGGAGTTTCGCACGATGA
- a CDS encoding dockerin type I domain-containing protein has translation MRNTLLLLATSASLLSAGAMEALGHGRELRVTRQDNRLVVSHPPGDHPFSPLVFGQDDFNGEPEAIGALPVIGPAVLWGVPGLSITGLDNASSFSVEAIGHADPFAEPPVGDAPERYVWRWDAESEAVTLSDNGFSFVGVAGGTLTTQSFGAVSSSAPGPFEIADSLVGQQGYHNHDLVRFALEGGAAAPTGVYGVFMRFDTDFDAASAPVLVTFNHGVAYDLVAPASEAIYAAARPGDYNRDGVVDPLDHTLWIEQFGDSVAQAGLGADGNRDGRVDGADFTVWRDHFAPATPGVTAPEPGAALTMAAPLAAWALRRRNRTLSWGQKKTRPGLSPGRVDSLALQDAGDQHSSSSPSASMSSTTSPQRAKLMSSSPSK, from the coding sequence ATGCGTAACACCTTGCTGCTGCTCGCGACCTCCGCTTCGCTCCTGTCGGCCGGAGCGATGGAAGCTCTTGGGCACGGCCGCGAGCTGCGCGTCACGCGGCAGGACAACCGACTGGTCGTGAGCCACCCGCCGGGGGACCACCCGTTCTCGCCGCTCGTGTTCGGCCAAGACGACTTTAACGGCGAACCCGAGGCGATCGGCGCGCTGCCGGTGATCGGCCCCGCCGTGCTGTGGGGCGTGCCGGGACTGTCGATCACGGGCCTCGACAACGCGAGCTCGTTCTCGGTCGAGGCGATCGGCCACGCCGACCCGTTCGCCGAACCGCCGGTGGGCGACGCGCCCGAGCGGTACGTCTGGCGGTGGGACGCCGAGAGCGAGGCGGTCACGCTTTCCGACAACGGCTTCAGCTTCGTGGGGGTCGCCGGCGGCACGCTCACGACACAGTCGTTCGGCGCTGTTTCTTCTTCGGCCCCCGGGCCATTTGAGATCGCCGACTCGCTCGTCGGCCAGCAAGGCTACCACAACCACGACCTCGTGCGGTTCGCGCTGGAGGGTGGGGCGGCTGCCCCCACGGGCGTGTACGGCGTCTTCATGCGGTTCGACACGGACTTCGACGCGGCGAGCGCACCGGTGCTGGTCACTTTCAATCACGGCGTGGCGTACGACCTCGTGGCGCCAGCCTCCGAGGCGATCTACGCCGCCGCCCGCCCGGGCGACTACAACCGCGACGGAGTCGTCGACCCGCTCGACCACACGCTATGGATTGAGCAGTTTGGCGACTCGGTCGCGCAGGCCGGCCTCGGCGCCGACGGCAACCGCGACGGCCGCGTCGACGGCGCCGATTTCACGGTGTGGCGGGACCACTTCGCCCCGGCGACCCCGGGAGTGACGGCGCCCGAGCCGGGCGCGGCGCTGACGATGGCGGCGCCTCTTGCGGCGTGGGCCTTGCGTCGGCGCAACAGGACATTGAGTTGGGGGCAAAAGAAAACCCGCCCGGGGCTGAGCCCCGGGCGGGTTGATTCGCTTGCCTTACAGGACGCTGGCGATCAGCACTCCTCCAGCTCGCCCTCGGCCTCAATGTCTTCGACCACCTCACCCCAGCGGGCGAAGCTGATGTCGTCGTCGCCATCGAAGTAG
- a CDS encoding ATP-binding protein, whose product MRIPLSKNPFSRQPLARRVVAYYLFFCVAAVAWLLVGSAWTSYTLHSQRVSDSCLARLGQTAATVKVALLRDNADKSQRIADALHQLQRSVDAKSCSVVDTQGKFAAHTDPDRVGEPVGEPVGERKQWGAIETIRYEGANGRYKNEYRAALSSDGAALGELRLTVDEMRGVDAFSMAVSNTPTAVLAPLVLIFIGALALVRMTRPLDEMQDQLTRAARTSKTERLELDRLRPATATALGWNRLVEELSEKSTAEPAAPTPEVDRRRSGFEEIVQGLSDGVAVTDAAGRVEFANRAIAALLGAEELSDQSLVELLGDAAPSADTACRRTVSELRRGEGEAERVLRVARQPLTEGKAGRALWSLRDVTQQKLVEQARDQFIDTATHELRTPLSNIRAYSETLATGDVVDLEAVKEFCTIINSEATRLGRFVDDLLTISSLEVGALTIERHNVMVDRLLSEAAMKAKPLMEQKQIEFEVQAPAKPIEMKLDKDKIAAAITNLLGNAAKYTPEGGHVSLKATAQGGELRIAVADTGLGIGEDEHTRVFEKFFRSADERVRDTTGTGLGLPLAREVARLHDGDITLESKIGQGSTFTLTLPIG is encoded by the coding sequence ATGCGGATCCCGCTAAGCAAGAACCCATTCAGCAGGCAGCCGCTGGCCCGACGGGTCGTCGCCTACTACCTGTTCTTTTGCGTCGCCGCCGTGGCGTGGCTGCTGGTGGGGTCCGCCTGGACTTCCTACACACTCCACAGCCAGCGGGTGTCGGACAGCTGCTTGGCCCGATTGGGCCAAACGGCCGCGACCGTCAAGGTCGCCCTGCTCCGAGACAACGCCGATAAGTCGCAGCGGATCGCCGACGCGCTACACCAACTCCAAAGGTCGGTCGACGCCAAGAGTTGCTCGGTCGTCGACACGCAAGGCAAGTTCGCGGCCCACACCGATCCCGACCGGGTCGGTGAGCCGGTCGGCGAGCCGGTCGGCGAGCGCAAGCAGTGGGGCGCCATCGAGACGATCCGCTACGAGGGGGCGAACGGCCGCTACAAGAACGAGTACCGCGCGGCGCTCTCGAGCGACGGCGCCGCGCTCGGCGAACTGCGTCTGACGGTCGACGAGATGCGCGGCGTCGACGCGTTCTCGATGGCGGTGAGCAACACCCCCACCGCCGTGCTGGCGCCCCTGGTTCTGATTTTCATCGGCGCGTTGGCGCTGGTCCGCATGACGCGTCCGCTCGACGAGATGCAGGATCAGCTCACGCGGGCGGCACGAACCTCAAAAACCGAGCGGCTGGAACTCGACCGACTCCGCCCCGCCACGGCGACCGCGCTCGGTTGGAACCGCTTGGTCGAGGAATTGAGCGAGAAGTCCACGGCCGAACCCGCCGCCCCGACGCCCGAGGTCGACCGCCGCCGCTCCGGCTTCGAAGAGATCGTGCAGGGGCTCTCCGACGGCGTGGCGGTCACCGACGCGGCGGGCCGTGTCGAATTCGCCAACCGAGCGATCGCCGCCCTGCTCGGCGCCGAAGAGCTCAGCGACCAATCGCTCGTCGAGTTGCTCGGCGACGCCGCCCCCAGCGCCGACACCGCGTGCCGCCGCACCGTCAGCGAGCTGCGTCGCGGCGAGGGCGAGGCGGAACGCGTGCTGCGCGTCGCCCGCCAGCCGCTCACCGAGGGCAAGGCGGGCAGGGCGCTGTGGTCGCTGCGCGACGTCACGCAGCAGAAGCTCGTCGAGCAAGCCCGCGATCAGTTCATCGACACCGCGACCCACGAGCTGCGCACGCCGCTCTCGAACATCCGCGCCTACTCCGAGACGCTCGCCACGGGCGACGTGGTCGACCTGGAGGCCGTCAAGGAATTCTGCACGATCATCAACAGCGAGGCGACTCGGCTCGGCCGGTTCGTCGACGACCTGCTGACGATCAGCTCGCTCGAGGTCGGCGCCCTGACGATCGAGCGTCACAACGTGATGGTCGACCGCCTCCTCAGCGAAGCCGCCATGAAGGCCAAGCCGCTGATGGAGCAGAAGCAGATCGAGTTCGAGGTGCAGGCGCCCGCCAAGCCGATCGAGATGAAGCTCGACAAGGACAAGATCGCCGCCGCGATCACGAACCTGCTCGGCAACGCCGCAAAATACACCCCCGAGGGGGGTCACGTGTCGCTCAAGGCGACCGCCCAGGGGGGCGAGCTCCGCATCGCCGTGGCCGACACGGGCCTCGGCATCGGCGAGGACGAGCACACCCGGGTGTTCGAGAAGTTCTTCCGCAGCGCGGACGAGCGGGTGCGCGACACGACCGGCACCGGGCTCGGCTTGCCGCTGGCGCGTGAGGTCGCCCGCTTGCACGACGGCGACATCACGCTCGAGAGCAAGATCGGCCAAGGCAGCACGTTCACCCTCACACTCCCGATCGGGTAG
- a CDS encoding response regulator, which produces MAATDFQEKPSVLIADDNAALARVVQMVLTQSGMRAEVARDGRQAYAAAMKHPYDLVITDQQMPEMTGVELCRELRKSKRYSETPLILLTAKGIELELSKLKDEFGLTACFPKPFSPAELVAVVQETLREATAT; this is translated from the coding sequence ATGGCTGCTACCGACTTTCAAGAAAAACCCTCGGTCCTGATCGCCGACGACAACGCGGCGCTCGCGCGGGTGGTGCAGATGGTGCTCACCCAGAGCGGCATGCGCGCCGAGGTCGCCCGCGACGGTCGCCAGGCCTACGCCGCGGCGATGAAGCACCCCTACGACCTGGTCATCACCGATCAGCAAATGCCGGAGATGACCGGCGTGGAGCTCTGCCGTGAGCTACGTAAGAGTAAGCGATACAGCGAGACGCCCCTGATCCTGTTGACGGCTAAGGGGATCGAGCTCGAGTTATCGAAACTGAAAGACGAGTTCGGGTTGACCGCTTGTTTCCCCAAGCCGTTCAGTCCCGCCGAGCTGGTGGCGGTTGTCCAAGAGACTCTCCGCGAGGCGACGGCGACCTGA
- a CDS encoding HD-GYP domain-containing protein has protein sequence MPISPMISDGYDCQLALVEELSGVLGGEYDIWERPSPLLACPLRVQTFGPQGARLIDAFESELESLLRDASDDDAACFALEDQEHSALIAAVDRDRSAVWVIDREVAPMVEAYVQAVLARQRLEDQSMGLREENTALVEQVTNDFEEISFLGRLAKLLRLTETSHQLPEFIGEALTSLRPIIAARTLVYLDLEGDEPRVTARADMGDELRWDNETLELLAARHAERASAGAFVSNDKALHVSPDGETITCYVQVAVANESDSYGYLMAINRADDAASRACGPLLRLSENEYGTWETSLLETVGSVVAAHRSNLDLVSEKEDLLVGVVRSLVSAIEAKDSYTRGHSDRVARYAQRIAQQMGYDQPALDKIYLTGLLHDVGKIGVGDAVLSKPSKLTDEEYDEIKLHPDFGWNILHGLEQLRHVLPGVLHHHERHDGAGYPDGLREDETPLDARILAVADAYDAMTSSRSYRAGMTDERAVDILKEGRGTQWDPEVVNAMLEAHDDILAIKQGYCPAERITRTAPALAPTCQTS, from the coding sequence ATGCCTATTTCCCCCATGATCAGTGACGGCTACGACTGTCAACTCGCCTTGGTCGAGGAGTTGAGCGGCGTGCTCGGCGGCGAGTACGACATCTGGGAGCGCCCGAGCCCCCTGCTCGCTTGCCCGTTGCGTGTTCAAACGTTCGGCCCGCAAGGGGCGCGGCTCATCGACGCCTTCGAGTCGGAGCTCGAGAGCCTGCTCCGCGACGCGTCGGACGACGACGCCGCGTGCTTTGCGCTCGAAGACCAAGAACACTCCGCTTTGATTGCGGCGGTCGACCGAGACCGCTCGGCCGTTTGGGTGATCGACCGCGAGGTGGCGCCGATGGTCGAGGCCTACGTGCAGGCCGTGCTCGCGCGGCAGCGTCTGGAAGACCAGTCGATGGGGCTGCGCGAGGAGAACACGGCGCTCGTCGAGCAGGTGACCAACGACTTCGAAGAGATCAGTTTCCTCGGCCGTTTGGCGAAGTTGCTGCGTCTGACCGAAACCTCGCACCAGTTGCCGGAGTTCATCGGCGAGGCGCTCACGTCGCTGCGGCCGATTATCGCCGCGAGAACCCTGGTTTACCTCGACCTCGAGGGCGACGAGCCGCGGGTCACGGCCCGAGCGGACATGGGCGACGAGCTCCGCTGGGACAACGAGACCCTCGAGCTCCTCGCCGCCCGGCACGCCGAGCGGGCCTCGGCCGGGGCGTTCGTGTCGAACGACAAGGCGTTGCACGTCAGCCCCGACGGCGAAACGATCACCTGCTACGTGCAGGTGGCGGTGGCCAACGAGAGCGACAGCTACGGCTACCTGATGGCCATCAACCGCGCCGACGACGCCGCCTCGCGGGCCTGCGGGCCGCTGCTGCGGCTCAGCGAGAACGAGTACGGCACGTGGGAGACCTCGCTGCTCGAGACCGTCGGCTCGGTGGTCGCCGCGCACCGCAGCAACCTCGACCTGGTTAGCGAGAAGGAAGACTTGTTGGTCGGCGTGGTCCGCTCGCTCGTTTCGGCGATCGAGGCCAAGGACTCTTACACACGCGGCCACAGCGACCGCGTGGCGCGTTACGCCCAGCGGATCGCTCAGCAGATGGGCTACGATCAGCCGGCGCTCGACAAGATTTACCTCACCGGGTTGTTGCACGACGTGGGCAAGATCGGCGTCGGCGACGCCGTGCTGAGCAAGCCGAGCAAGCTCACCGACGAGGAGTACGACGAGATCAAGCTGCACCCCGACTTCGGTTGGAACATCCTCCACGGCCTGGAGCAGCTGAGGCACGTCCTGCCCGGCGTGCTGCACCACCACGAGCGGCACGACGGTGCGGGCTACCCCGATGGTTTGCGAGAGGACGAGACGCCGCTCGACGCCCGCATCCTCGCCGTCGCCGACGCCTACGACGCGATGACCAGTTCACGCAGCTACCGCGCGGGGATGACCGACGAGCGCGCGGTCGACATCCTCAAAGAGGGACGCGGCACGCAGTGGGACCCCGAGGTGGTCAACGCCATGCTCGAGGCGCACGACGACATCCTCGCGATCAAGCAGGGCTACTGCCCCGCCGAGAGGATCACGCGCACCGCCCCGGCGTTGGCGCCCACCTGCCAAACAAGTTGA